In Bosea vestrisii, the following are encoded in one genomic region:
- a CDS encoding proline racemase family protein — translation MRLAYIDYHTCGEPVRIVTSGYPQLTGAGILGKRRQAREQHDQLRRAMMLEPRGHDGMYGVIPVAASRPEAAFGVLFTHNEGYSTMCGHATIALGRYAIEQGLVKAAEPVTRFAIEAPCGLLRLSCEVADGKVGAVSFESVPAFVERHDLVVAVPGYGDVTTDIAYGGAYYCILPASRFGLDLMQTPVEEIVAAAGALTDHVRQTIAITHPTEPDLGFLYGTIVTDEAGPDQDSFNLCVFAERQIDRSPTGSGVTARMALDHAKGLIPTGQSRRIRSITGGGFAGRVIGPVDFPAAGAVTVEVGGAATSPARGASSSRPTIRSATALPCPSASRKS, via the coding sequence ATGCGCCTCGCTTACATCGACTACCACACCTGCGGCGAGCCTGTGCGCATCGTCACCTCAGGCTACCCGCAGCTCACCGGCGCTGGCATCCTCGGCAAGCGCCGGCAGGCTCGCGAGCAGCATGATCAGTTGCGCCGCGCGATGATGCTCGAGCCGCGCGGCCATGACGGCATGTACGGCGTCATCCCGGTCGCAGCGAGCCGTCCGGAAGCAGCCTTCGGCGTGCTGTTCACGCATAATGAGGGCTATTCGACCATGTGCGGCCACGCGACCATCGCGCTCGGCCGCTATGCGATCGAGCAGGGGCTGGTGAAGGCCGCCGAACCAGTGACACGCTTTGCCATCGAGGCGCCCTGCGGGCTGCTGCGCCTCTCCTGCGAGGTCGCGGACGGCAAGGTCGGCGCGGTAAGCTTCGAGAGCGTGCCGGCCTTCGTCGAGAGGCACGATCTTGTGGTCGCTGTGCCCGGCTATGGCGACGTCACCACCGACATCGCCTATGGCGGCGCCTATTACTGCATCCTGCCGGCCTCGCGCTTCGGGCTCGACCTGATGCAGACGCCGGTCGAGGAGATCGTCGCAGCGGCCGGCGCGCTGACCGACCATGTCCGGCAGACCATCGCGATCACGCACCCGACCGAGCCCGATCTCGGCTTCCTCTATGGCACGATCGTCACCGACGAGGCCGGGCCGGATCAAGACAGCTTCAATCTCTGCGTTTTCGCCGAGCGCCAGATCGACCGCTCGCCGACCGGCTCGGGCGTCACCGCCCGGATGGCACTCGATCATGCCAAGGGGCTGATCCCCACCGGCCAGAGCCGCCGGATCCGCAGCATCACCGGCGGCGGCTTCGCTGGAAGGGTTATCGGCCCGGTCGATTTCCCAGCCGCCGGCGCCGTCACGGTCGAAGTCGGGGGCGCAGCCACCTCGCCGGCGAGGGGAGCTTCGTCATCGAGGCCGACGATCCGCTCGGCCACGGCTTTGCCCTGCCCAAGCGCTTCGCGGAAATCGTGA
- the thiE gene encoding thiamine phosphate synthase, whose translation MSVDITLYGIVDPQIANGRSMADMARAAVEGGATLIQLRAKTETTREMVREARAIRSALHGTNVPLLINDRVDVALASGADGVHLGADDMKLADARRLLGPRAIIGVTLKHESELPELASAKIDYACIGGVFPTTHKDNAGTSLGLDGLSSLRQAAARVLGALPVGAIAGITAANAGTVIAAGADGVAVIGALFGGDDIAAAARDLRLAVETALSERVAPSA comes from the coding sequence GAGCGTCGACATCACCCTTTACGGCATCGTCGATCCGCAGATCGCCAATGGCCGCTCCATGGCCGACATGGCACGCGCGGCAGTCGAGGGCGGCGCGACGCTGATCCAGCTCCGCGCCAAGACCGAGACGACGCGCGAGATGGTGCGCGAGGCCCGCGCCATCCGCTCGGCCCTGCACGGCACCAATGTGCCGCTCTTGATCAACGACCGCGTCGACGTCGCGCTGGCCTCCGGCGCTGACGGCGTCCATCTTGGCGCCGACGACATGAAGCTCGCCGATGCCCGCCGCCTGCTTGGGCCGCGCGCCATCATCGGCGTGACGCTGAAGCACGAGAGTGAGTTACCGGAGCTGGCTTCGGCGAAGATCGATTATGCCTGCATCGGCGGCGTCTTCCCGACGACCCACAAGGACAATGCCGGCACCTCGCTCGGCCTGGACGGGCTCTCAAGCTTGCGCCAGGCGGCGGCGCGTGTGCTCGGTGCCCTGCCGGTCGGCGCCATTGCCGGCATCACGGCCGCCAATGCCGGCACCGTCATTGCGGCAGGCGCCGATGGCGTCGCCGTGATCGGCGCGCTCTTCGGCGGTGACGACATCGCGGCTGCGGCGCGCGATCTCAGGCTCGCGGTCGAGACCGCTCTGTCGGAGCGGGTTGCGCCGAGCGCCTGA
- a CDS encoding fumarylacetoacetate hydrolase family protein, whose product MPSLSLTPANTLPVDAARAALAGRVWRPDLAGPSVVKLQGDEVIDVTTTFPTMRDLCETADPATALRAANGENLGSVADLLANSSVTARDDGKPWLLAPVDLQAVKAAGVTFAISMLERVIEEKARGNPAAAATIRTEIEKLIGDDLSKLRPGSPEAMKLKEVLIAQNSWSQYLEVGIGPDAEIFTKAPPMSAVGTGADAGLHPASSWNNPEPEIVLVVASDGRIVGASLGNDVNLRDVEGRSALLLGKAKDNNAAAAIGPFIRFFDGDFSLDHVRKTTVSLTVEGEDGFTLEGSSSIAKISRDPADLAAQMIGPHHQYPDGAVLYLGTMFAPIKDRDAPGGGFTHKYGDVVTISAPELGALINRMRRTDECEPWRFGASHLMRNLAKRGLL is encoded by the coding sequence ATGCCCTCGCTCTCGCTCACGCCCGCCAACACCCTGCCGGTCGATGCCGCCCGCGCCGCGCTGGCCGGCCGGGTCTGGCGGCCGGACCTCGCCGGGCCGTCGGTGGTCAAGCTCCAGGGTGACGAGGTCATCGACGTCACTACAACCTTCCCGACCATGCGCGATCTCTGCGAGACCGCCGATCCGGCGACGGCGCTGCGTGCTGCAAATGGCGAGAACCTCGGTTCGGTCGCCGATCTCCTCGCCAACAGCTCTGTCACCGCCCGCGATGACGGCAAACCCTGGCTGCTCGCCCCGGTCGACCTGCAAGCGGTCAAGGCCGCCGGCGTCACCTTCGCCATCTCGATGCTGGAGCGCGTCATCGAGGAGAAGGCGCGCGGCAATCCGGCGGCCGCCGCTACGATCCGCACCGAGATCGAAAAGCTCATCGGTGACGATCTCTCCAAGCTCAGGCCCGGCTCACCCGAGGCGATGAAGCTGAAGGAGGTGCTGATCGCCCAGAACAGCTGGAGCCAATATCTCGAGGTCGGGATCGGACCGGACGCCGAGATCTTCACCAAGGCACCGCCGATGTCGGCGGTCGGCACCGGCGCCGATGCCGGCCTTCATCCGGCCTCGAGCTGGAACAACCCCGAGCCCGAGATCGTGCTCGTCGTCGCCTCGGATGGCCGCATCGTCGGCGCCAGCTTGGGTAACGACGTCAACCTGCGCGATGTCGAGGGCCGTTCGGCCCTGCTGCTCGGCAAGGCCAAGGACAATAATGCTGCCGCCGCGATCGGCCCGTTCATCCGCTTCTTTGACGGCGATTTCTCGCTCGACCATGTCCGCAAGACGACGGTGAGCCTCACCGTCGAGGGCGAGGACGGCTTCACGCTCGAAGGCTCGTCCTCGATCGCGAAGATCAGCCGCGACCCGGCCGATCTTGCCGCGCAGATGATCGGCCCGCATCATCAGTATCCTGACGGGGCGGTGCTCTATCTCGGCACCATGTTCGCGCCGATCAAGGATCGCGATGCGCCGGGCGGCGGCTTCACCCACAAATACGGCGACGTCGTCACCATCTCCGCGCCCGAGCTCGGCGCCCTGATCAACCGGATGCGCCGCACCGACGAATGCGAGCCCTGGCGCTTTGGCGCCTCGCATCTGATGCGCAACCTCGCCAAGCGCGGGCTGCTGTGA
- a CDS encoding PfkB family carbohydrate kinase: MTGKGVLVYGEALVDIVPGTAGRKREAVLGGSGFNTALALARCCAPVAYNVSLSPDTLGQLLLRRLTEEGIDRRFVGVCDAPTPSATVTAIDADGAATYRFSLDGTAFDVAPPAPADLGDFAHLHVTSFGTTVGASGKAALALMRRAREAGLSVSYDLNIRPAVLPALPEARRAIEERAVLCDLLKCSTDDARAVHGTEFGYAFARWFAQGGRLLLVTDGEKGGYLLPFRREPMPFPALAQEVVDTIGAGDSFMGAFLASLWRNGGLGPVLRDLPDELRAAALGFAAVVAAETCAKQGCNPPRLAPPSAHD, translated from the coding sequence GTGACGGGCAAGGGCGTTCTCGTCTATGGCGAGGCGCTCGTCGACATCGTGCCCGGCACCGCCGGGCGCAAGCGCGAGGCTGTGCTCGGCGGCTCGGGCTTCAACACGGCGTTGGCGCTGGCTCGCTGCTGCGCGCCGGTGGCCTATAATGTCAGCCTCTCGCCAGATACGTTAGGCCAGCTCCTCCTCCGGCGCCTGACGGAAGAGGGCATCGACCGGCGGTTCGTCGGAGTCTGCGACGCGCCGACGCCTTCCGCCACTGTCACCGCGATCGACGCCGACGGTGCCGCGACCTATCGCTTCTCTCTGGACGGCACGGCCTTCGATGTCGCGCCGCCCGCACCGGCGGATCTCGGCGATTTCGCGCATCTGCACGTCACCTCGTTCGGCACAACGGTTGGCGCATCCGGCAAGGCGGCACTGGCGCTGATGCGCCGAGCGCGAGAGGCTGGGCTCAGCGTAAGCTATGATCTCAACATCAGGCCGGCCGTGTTGCCCGCACTTCCGGAGGCGCGCCGCGCCATCGAGGAGCGGGCCGTCCTGTGCGATCTCCTGAAATGCAGCACGGATGATGCGCGAGCGGTTCACGGTACCGAGTTCGGCTACGCCTTTGCGCGCTGGTTTGCCCAAGGAGGCCGACTGCTGCTGGTCACCGATGGCGAGAAAGGCGGCTACCTCCTGCCCTTTCGCCGTGAGCCGATGCCGTTCCCGGCCCTCGCACAGGAGGTCGTCGATACGATCGGCGCCGGCGACAGTTTCATGGGCGCCTTTCTCGCTTCGCTCTGGCGGAATGGCGGTCTCGGTCCGGTGCTGCGCGACCTGCCGGACGAACTCCGCGCTGCCGCTCTTGGCTTTGCGGCCGTGGTGGCGGCAGAAACCTGCGCCAAGCAGGGTTGCAACCCGCCGCGGCTCGCCCCGCCTTCGGCGCACGACTGA